A genomic stretch from Candidatus Nitrososphaera gargensis Ga9.2 includes:
- a CDS encoding methyltransferase domain-containing protein: protein MTESYILGDHDREIKRLETQAKLFEPLTRQTLLAAGLKKGMSCADIGCGSGSVSRLMAEMVGVAGRVLGVDMDDRYLQYCRTVSPQHNMEFVHDNICESRLDGKERFDIVYSRFVFHHLNDTKKAVRSMIQLAKRGGAIIIQELDHAPGSWLSYPENKAFNSLREVYVALIKKTGADPLAGRKLYKLLMDESLDTTIECYSPCILMGCEPYSSLGWQLADSLKPRILKHGLQSEREFANMYKGLKELAKKKGSFVTYARLFSAVGRKRK from the coding sequence GTGACAGAAAGTTATATCTTGGGCGATCATGACCGCGAGATAAAAAGGCTTGAAACACAGGCAAAACTCTTCGAGCCTCTGACAAGACAGACGCTTTTGGCTGCCGGGTTGAAGAAGGGTATGAGCTGCGCTGATATTGGCTGTGGCTCGGGTTCTGTCAGCAGATTGATGGCTGAAATGGTAGGCGTGGCAGGGCGTGTGCTAGGCGTGGACATGGACGATAGATACCTTCAGTACTGCCGGACGGTCAGTCCCCAACACAACATGGAGTTTGTACATGACAATATTTGCGAAAGCAGGCTTGATGGAAAAGAGAGGTTTGATATCGTCTATTCTAGGTTTGTCTTTCACCATCTGAACGATACGAAGAAGGCGGTGCGTTCCATGATCCAGCTGGCAAAAAGAGGGGGAGCGATAATAATCCAAGAGCTGGACCACGCGCCAGGCTCCTGGTTATCGTATCCTGAGAACAAGGCCTTCAATAGTCTCAGAGAGGTCTATGTTGCGCTGATCAAAAAGACTGGTGCGGATCCTCTGGCAGGAAGAAAATTGTACAAACTTCTGATGGATGAGTCCCTTGATACAACCATAGAGTGCTATTCGCCTTGCATCTTGATGGGTTGCGAGCCGTACAGCTCCCTTGGATGGCAACTTGCAGATAGCTTGAAGCCGCGGATCTTAAAGCATGGGCTACAAAGCGAGCGAGAGTTTGCAAACATGTACAAAGGTTTGAAAGAGCTTGCAAAGAAAAAAGGAAGTTTTGTGACATACGCGAGGCTATTTAGCGCAGTTGGAAGAAAAAGAAAATAG
- a CDS encoding UbiA prenyltransferase family protein: protein MTAIIEGGQQQPQENINSQVKASFVRSQLILFNSRRKFGLLYSLATLAGIFCVPGVIGAIGSETEILEAIRGVLPLPFISLLVAVGMYILNDLVDADLDRTNAKSRPIPSGKVSRRQVWTFIVLTNGTGVVLAASTSNLTSIMLVAPMLLIGILYSAPKVALMKRFVIKNLTIAIFYMLCVLLGITSSYGTELAFSEPIVPIHAMAIFGIMIFVGSIVNDLGDVKGDRAAGRRTIPIVLGGKSTLTTLIILLACMPAISWTLYALAADGMSMTTAIATSVVGLLAVARMTKISRVLQDAELMRKQHKKWFPLHMVLQTSFVIGGLLFI, encoded by the coding sequence ATGACCGCAATAATAGAAGGAGGACAACAACAACCGCAGGAAAATATCAATTCGCAAGTCAAAGCTTCTTTTGTACGTTCCCAGCTGATCCTCTTTAATTCCCGCAGAAAGTTTGGTCTCCTCTACTCCCTTGCAACTTTGGCTGGCATATTTTGCGTACCCGGTGTTATTGGTGCGATAGGTTCCGAGACAGAAATCTTGGAGGCGATTCGTGGGGTCCTCCCACTGCCTTTTATCTCACTACTTGTGGCCGTAGGAATGTATATACTGAACGATCTTGTCGATGCAGATCTTGACAGAACCAATGCAAAAAGTCGGCCAATACCTTCTGGCAAGGTTTCAAGACGCCAGGTCTGGACCTTCATAGTGCTCACAAATGGAACAGGAGTCGTGCTAGCCGCAAGTACATCCAATCTGACCAGCATTATGCTAGTAGCGCCGATGTTGCTTATTGGCATCCTATATTCTGCACCGAAAGTCGCTCTGATGAAAAGGTTTGTCATCAAGAACCTGACGATTGCCATATTCTACATGCTCTGCGTGCTCCTTGGAATCACTTCAAGCTATGGGACAGAGCTGGCATTCAGCGAGCCTATCGTGCCAATCCACGCTATGGCAATATTTGGGATCATGATATTTGTTGGCTCTATAGTCAACGATCTAGGTGATGTCAAGGGAGACAGGGCAGCAGGAAGGCGCACAATTCCTATTGTACTTGGAGGAAAAAGCACCCTTACGACATTAATAATTCTCTTGGCGTGCATGCCTGCCATATCTTGGACGCTTTATGCTCTGGCGGCTGATGGCATGAGCATGACTACCGCGATAGCTACTAGTGTCGTGGGGCTGCTTGCAGTGGCAAGGATGACAAAAATATCGCGAGTGCTACAGGACGCTGAATTGATGCGCAAACAACACAAGAAATGGTTCCCGCTGCACATGGTGTTGCAAACAAGCTTTGTAATCGGGGGGTTGCTGTTCATTTAG
- a CDS encoding alpha/beta hydrolase yields MTFYETASGKINVIETLSKEPKNDTVLCIHGLCCDARIFTYIGIKLSEAGYNVASMDLPGHGRSDGEKGDLDFDMCIKSIDQIVRDLKKRSSRVFLLAHSMGSTFALWYAHLFKSSIDGLILLCPYIRVRNMKRRFDAEPNTIQSLLLLLGRIFVPSKRLDITKAFPTYVRIGGDRVAWMMKDPIINFRYSYRYLVDVITVKNNKLAELSDVGDLPVLLLHGKEDRNVYLQVSEEFFKLLRTKRKNIEIFDCDHWFYDAMFYIQSSTYTEESRMKFISSLVTWMRSLDGRK; encoded by the coding sequence GTGACCTTCTATGAGACGGCAAGCGGCAAGATAAACGTCATTGAAACTCTTTCAAAGGAGCCCAAAAATGATACTGTATTATGCATACACGGACTTTGCTGCGATGCCCGGATCTTTACATACATTGGCATCAAACTGTCAGAGGCCGGATACAATGTTGCCAGCATGGATCTGCCGGGTCACGGCAGGTCTGATGGCGAAAAGGGCGACCTTGATTTTGATATGTGCATAAAGTCCATAGATCAGATAGTTAGAGATCTGAAAAAAAGATCGTCAAGGGTGTTCTTGCTAGCTCACAGCATGGGCAGCACTTTTGCGCTGTGGTATGCACACCTGTTCAAGAGTTCCATCGACGGGTTGATCCTGCTCTGCCCGTACATTCGGGTCCGCAATATGAAAAGAAGATTTGACGCAGAGCCCAATACAATCCAGTCTTTGTTATTGCTCCTTGGCAGGATATTTGTCCCGAGCAAGCGTCTTGACATCACAAAGGCTTTTCCCACTTATGTCAGGATCGGCGGCGACAGGGTTGCATGGATGATGAAGGATCCGATAATAAATTTCCGATATTCATACAGATACCTTGTAGATGTAATTACCGTAAAGAACAACAAGCTGGCAGAGCTATCAGATGTCGGCGATCTGCCGGTGCTGCTTTTGCATGGAAAAGAAGATAGGAACGTGTATCTTCAGGTCTCTGAAGAATTCTTCAAACTCTTGCGCACAAAAAGAAAGAATATCGAGATATTTGACTGCGATCACTGGTTCTATGATGCAATGTTCTATATTCAATCCTCGACTTACACAGAAGAATCCAGAATGAAATTCATCTCATCACTGGTAACGTGGATGAGATCCTTGGATGGCAGAAAATAA
- a CDS encoding PH domain-containing protein, translating into MTIEDIDPDIRGILLPGEQIIFIASQSKVAPGGSFLPNSIYITNIRVIFKDPRWFGLKVDIMDISYRDISTVMLKRGVFTTELYFKPHFTDYKVKLPALEKKAAQRISQLIQRGIRGELPGQNQLTIPDISAVQTVEQAAAAEVQPVEKEEKKPAQSADNTTASCRYCNFTVQPASKFCPECGKSVQIETNIFKVCPSCDAVTSDDAIFCSTCHQKFPDNFLQ; encoded by the coding sequence TTGACAATTGAAGATATTGACCCCGATATCCGGGGCATACTTCTTCCGGGTGAACAGATCATATTCATAGCCTCGCAGTCAAAGGTTGCCCCGGGCGGCTCATTCTTGCCAAACAGTATCTACATTACAAACATACGCGTCATATTCAAGGACCCGCGCTGGTTCGGGTTGAAAGTAGACATAATGGATATCAGCTACAGAGACATATCCACGGTCATGCTCAAGCGCGGAGTTTTCACGACAGAACTTTACTTCAAGCCGCATTTTACAGACTACAAAGTCAAGCTTCCAGCGCTCGAAAAAAAGGCTGCCCAGAGAATCAGTCAGCTCATCCAGAGAGGGATAAGAGGCGAGCTGCCAGGTCAGAACCAGCTGACAATTCCTGACATCAGTGCAGTGCAGACAGTAGAGCAGGCTGCTGCAGCAGAAGTACAGCCTGTCGAAAAAGAAGAAAAAAAGCCAGCGCAAAGCGCCGATAACACAACAGCTTCTTGTCGCTACTGCAATTTCACCGTGCAGCCAGCATCCAAGTTTTGCCCAGAATGCGGCAAGAGCGTGCAGATAGAGACAAATATCTTTAAAGTTTGCCCAAGCTGCGACGCAGTCACTTCGGATGACGCGATTTTCTGCAGCACGTGCCACCAAAAGTTTCCGGACAACTTTCTCCAATAG
- a CDS encoding DUF47 domain-containing protein → MRANDKEIIDKLEMQNANLLKATSALVELISNFDNVNERKAKIKDLEHEGDRITHDLYMLLDRTFVTPLDREDISSLTGVVDGILDYTDETAERFVPFKIKEPTSYMLELAKILLSASQEVHLPMTRLRGFKNSADLVEHCRNISKYEHEADTIYRTAIAELLETSNPFEIIKLKEVYETLEVALDKCADVADVFEDIALKYG, encoded by the coding sequence GTGCGCGCCAACGACAAGGAGATAATAGACAAACTGGAGATGCAGAACGCCAACCTGCTCAAGGCAACCAGCGCCCTTGTAGAATTGATATCAAACTTTGACAATGTCAACGAGCGCAAGGCAAAGATAAAGGACCTAGAGCACGAGGGCGACAGGATCACGCACGATCTCTATATGTTGCTGGACAGAACTTTTGTGACGCCGCTGGATCGCGAAGATATATCAAGCCTTACAGGCGTCGTAGACGGAATCCTAGATTACACCGACGAGACAGCCGAGAGATTCGTTCCGTTCAAGATAAAAGAACCGACTTCATACATGCTAGAGCTGGCCAAGATTTTACTGTCTGCATCGCAGGAGGTGCATCTGCCCATGACACGCCTCAGAGGGTTCAAGAATTCCGCTGACCTGGTGGAGCACTGCCGCAACATCAGCAAGTACGAGCACGAGGCTGACACGATTTACCGGACTGCGATTGCAGAGCTCCTTGAGACAAGCAACCCATTTGAAATCATCAAGCTAAAAGAGGTTTATGAAACTCTTGAGGTGGCGCTTGACAAATGCGCCGACGTTGCTGACGTGTTTGAAGACATTGCGCTCAAGTATGGTTGA